Proteins from one Thermobifida alba genomic window:
- a CDS encoding MFS transporter: MSHPSSPPRSRRLALAVLCAGTLMIILDGSIVTVALPQIQHGLGFSPADLTWTVNAYLIAFGGLLLLAGRLGDLLGRRRVLVAGLLVFTAASLLCGLATGQEMLIAARFLQGVGGAAVSAVSLGMIATLFPEPGERAKALGVFSFVGAAGASLGQVLGGVLTDAFGWPWIFLVNLPFGLAAAFAAVRVLADDRGPGLRTGADALGAVLATAGLMLGVATIVATDQHGWASARTVGGGVLAAALLAAFVVRQTRAATPLLPPRVLAVRAVLAANLVQVLLVSATFGFQILIALYLQNVLGYGALATGAAMLPAAVVIAVVSLGLSSRLVARLGERTVLLTGLGLLAVAVGLLTRLTADAGYVTHVLPTMLLAGGFGLALPALTALGMSGATPEDAGAVSGLFTTTQQVGGALGVAVLSTLAAARADALLATGQPEAQALTGGYTLAFGVGSGLLAAAFALVAVLLRRPGRVPVPEAAAAEAPCPAT; this comes from the coding sequence ATGTCCCACCCCTCCTCCCCGCCCCGTTCCCGCCGGCTGGCACTGGCCGTACTGTGCGCGGGAACGCTGATGATCATCCTCGACGGCAGCATCGTCACCGTGGCGCTGCCGCAGATCCAGCACGGCCTGGGCTTCTCCCCCGCCGACCTCACCTGGACCGTCAACGCCTACCTGATCGCGTTCGGCGGCCTGCTGCTGCTCGCCGGACGCCTCGGCGACCTGCTCGGCCGCAGACGCGTGCTCGTGGCGGGCCTGCTGGTGTTCACCGCCGCGTCGCTGCTGTGCGGCCTCGCCACCGGCCAGGAGATGCTGATCGCCGCGCGCTTCCTGCAGGGTGTCGGCGGCGCCGCGGTCTCGGCGGTGAGTCTGGGCATGATCGCCACGCTCTTCCCCGAACCGGGTGAGCGCGCGAAGGCGCTCGGCGTCTTCAGTTTCGTCGGAGCCGCCGGAGCCTCCCTCGGCCAGGTCCTCGGCGGTGTCCTCACCGACGCGTTCGGCTGGCCCTGGATCTTCCTCGTCAACCTGCCGTTCGGCCTGGCGGCCGCGTTCGCGGCCGTGCGGGTGCTCGCCGACGACCGCGGGCCGGGCCTGCGGACGGGAGCCGACGCGCTCGGCGCGGTCCTGGCCACCGCCGGCCTGATGCTCGGCGTCGCCACGATCGTCGCCACCGACCAGCACGGCTGGGCCTCGGCGCGCACGGTCGGCGGCGGCGTCCTCGCGGCCGCGCTGCTCGCCGCGTTCGTCGTCCGCCAGACGCGGGCGGCCACCCCGCTGCTGCCGCCGCGCGTGCTCGCGGTGCGCGCGGTCCTCGCCGCCAACCTCGTGCAGGTGCTGCTGGTCTCCGCGACGTTCGGATTCCAGATCCTCATCGCCCTGTACCTGCAGAACGTGCTCGGCTACGGGGCGCTGGCCACCGGAGCGGCGATGCTCCCGGCCGCCGTGGTGATCGCGGTCGTCTCGCTGGGCCTGTCCTCCCGCCTCGTCGCGCGTCTCGGCGAGCGGACCGTACTGCTCACCGGTCTGGGGCTGCTGGCCGTGGCGGTCGGACTGCTCACCCGCCTGACCGCGGACGCCGGATACGTCACGCACGTGCTGCCGACGATGCTGCTCGCGGGCGGCTTCGGCCTGGCTCTTCCCGCACTCACCGCCCTGGGCATGTCCGGGGCCACCCCCGAGGACGCGGGAGCGGTCTCCGGGCTGTTCACCACTACCCAGCAGGTCGGCGGCGCGCTCGGCGTCGCGGTGCTGTCCACGCTGGCCGCCGCGCGCGCCGATGCCCTGCTCGCCACTGGACAGCCCGAGGCGCAGGCGCTGACCGGCGGCTACACGCTCGCCTTCGGGGTCGGCTCGGGCCTGCTGGCCGCGGCGTTCGCGCTCGTCGCGGTTCTGCTGCGGCGACCGGGACGTGTGCCGGTCCCCGAGGCCGCAGCAGCCGAGGCGCCCTGCCCGGCGACCTGA